One stretch of Leadbetterella byssophila DSM 17132 DNA includes these proteins:
- a CDS encoding N-acetylornithine carbamoyltransferase: MKHFINPNDVDSVEELVQLGLELKADPLKFQHLGRNLTMGLVFFNSSLRTRVSTQKAALNLGMNVIVMNVGSDSWQLEFEDGVIMDQGKAEHVKEAAAVLGQYCDVIGVRAFAGLTDRDEDYKEIVLESFRRYAGVPIVNLESATRHPCQSLADLITIEELKKKERPKVVLTWVPHFKPLPQAVANSFAEWVLKTDYEFVIANPEGYDLAPEIRKDALVMHDQAEAFKGADFIYAKNWSSYEHYGQVLTQDRSWAITEERMALTDDAFFMHCLPVRRGLKVADAVIDGPHSAVIQQAGNRVWSVQAAIKKILEARG; the protein is encoded by the coding sequence ATGAAGCATTTTATAAACCCGAATGATGTAGATAGTGTAGAGGAATTGGTTCAATTGGGCTTAGAATTGAAAGCTGATCCTCTCAAATTTCAACATTTGGGAAGGAACCTGACCATGGGTCTGGTTTTCTTTAATTCTAGTTTGAGGACTCGTGTTTCTACTCAGAAAGCGGCGCTGAACTTGGGCATGAATGTGATTGTGATGAATGTGGGTTCGGATTCTTGGCAACTAGAATTTGAGGATGGTGTCATCATGGATCAAGGCAAAGCAGAGCATGTGAAGGAAGCTGCAGCAGTTTTAGGTCAATACTGTGACGTGATAGGGGTGCGAGCCTTTGCGGGATTGACAGACAGAGATGAAGATTATAAAGAGATCGTTTTAGAGAGTTTCAGGAGATATGCCGGAGTACCGATAGTGAATTTGGAGTCGGCTACACGTCACCCATGTCAATCTTTAGCGGATTTGATAACTATAGAGGAATTGAAGAAGAAAGAAAGACCTAAGGTGGTCCTAACCTGGGTACCTCATTTCAAACCTCTGCCTCAGGCTGTTGCGAACTCATTTGCAGAATGGGTATTGAAGACAGACTATGAGTTTGTGATAGCCAATCCTGAAGGATATGATTTAGCTCCTGAAATCCGTAAAGATGCCTTAGTTATGCATGACCAGGCTGAAGCTTTTAAAGGTGCCGACTTTATCTATGCAAAGAACTGGTCGTCTTATGAACACTATGGGCAAGTATTAACTCAGGATCGTTCTTGGGCTATTACGGAAGAAAGAATGGCTTTAACGGATGATGCCTTCTTCATGCACTGTCTTCCTGTTAGGAGAGGGCTAAAAGTAGCTGATGCGGTCATTGATGGTCCGCATTCCGCGGTGATACAGCAGGCCGGAAATAGGGTTTGGTCTGTTCAGGCTGCTATTAAGAAAATATTGGAAGCAAGAGGTTAA